In Engraulis encrasicolus isolate BLACKSEA-1 chromosome 2, IST_EnEncr_1.0, whole genome shotgun sequence, the sequence attcgtccatcttgaatttggtcatcttgaaagtgttgacctcaaaCTCTAATCGGTTCAtaaacccaccctagagcatccACACAcccaatctgggacaaatccaaccatccattcaaaagttatcgcgttaacacgaaagacctaacagggcggcggacgcagcggcggcggcggcaggggTGCATGCAAAACCATTagatccccgacgctccgcgtttcggggatataatgatgaTTACAGTAAACATCGACAGAGCTGATGGGTGATGTAATGTctttgtttaaaggtacactgtgcaggaaatggtcaaaaaaagtactgcaactacgctgctcattgaaaccggactgcctattgccaaatttgatctttacatgaaagtttactaaataataaacaaatatgttctagtaagatccaagtacagtcatttttgcagctaaaaatggttatttttggaaattcaaaatggcggaccatggagaagatcccccttttcatatatgaaaagtgcaatttttccagtcataatgaatacttagaatttgatggtggtgttaagtattcatgaaaaaggtaacatttgtgaatggggcagcatgaatttggaaataaataactaaaaatctcacacggtgtccctttaagtttgtgTTTCAGACTCTGAGCGTATATCAGTCTCGGCTGGAATAAACCATGTAAGGAGGAAATTGCAACCCTGGCTTTTGCACTCTCCAACCAACAACACAACGTTGTTAAAAGAGATTCCCCCCTACATTGTCTTGTTTATGTTTCAAAAACAAGTGAGGACTTTCGTAACGTTTTGTTCATAGGCCTATATCAGTAAGCCTACACAGATAAACGTATTGGGGAAGATAGAGGTTCACGAGGTCATATTTGCAGGAGTTTTTTCTGGCAAACTGACTGCACCCATATACGTATAtgtatatactcacacacacacacacacacacacacacacacacacacacacacacacacacacacacacacacacacgcacgcgcgcgcgcgtgtgtgtgtatgtgtgtgtctgtgggtgtgtgtaaaaATTATTATATTATCAGTAAATCATGTTAATTATTATCAGTAGTAAAACCAGCATTTACAGTCACACATTTTCAATTCAATACAACTTCCAACAGAAATGTAACTCATTTTGTCATTTTGCTATTGTTGGAAGCTGAAATGCTTTTCAGACATGTGATGTGAGCATGTGACATGAGATGGTGTTGTTACAATATGACCCAATATTTCCCTGTGGAGAGAATCAAATCTTAATGACCCTCAGGATGATAGCAACCAAGCAAACCAACTCATATAAAGCAGTTTATGCCACTTACCTTTGATATGCGTATGCCTTATTTGATTTAGTTTCTATGGTCTGCAACTTTGCAATTAACTCTGAGTGATGAACTTTGGATTCCCTCAAGTTGGATCATAAAGATAACCCACGTAGAACAAAGAAAGAGCTACACTGTGCAAGGGTGTTATCCGGCAAACAACAACACccgagagaaaagagagacggTTACTACACCGCTGGAGAGGGTATTCCACCACGTATCTATACCGTGTAAGAAAAGTTTGAGGTGTTTAAATCCAAGTGTACAGATTGAAATGTTGTAATGGGACGTAAGTGAGATTTCTGTAGCAATTGTTTCAGCGGCATTGCCATTGGTGGCTTTTGGGCTGTTGGAGACTGAAAGAGATGGAGCAAACAAATATACTGACATCTTCCAAAGGTAAGTTTTGCTCTTCGTTTACCAGTTTGGCGCTAAGTAATTACCAGAGAAATCACATTAAGGTAGCCAATAGTATATTTTGGCTATGTAACTACTGTATATTCTacaaagatctgaaactcctatgcacagccaggttccaggtgctggtgaagtgcagtcatcagtaatccacagtaaagaagaaggatcaccacacactggtggacttaattttgctgctttttatttagatgaacaacgcgtttcgccttgcGCTTCGTCAAGTTCACTTTACTGTATATTCTAATTTAGTCTGTGTCCTTAGGCTCCACCCTCTCCCCCCAACATCCTCTGGGTGTCTAGTAGTATTTTATATCTGAAACAAGATTAAAAGGACTAATTAATTTATCTCAATATCACTGCAGTTTCCATTTACTTCCAAGTAAGACAGCTTTGTTTAATTCGATTTTCAATTGCCTCTGTGCATGGGCGAGCAAGAACAATTCCGTTGTCTTGTCAGATAgttcaaattccaaaaaaatactGAGAGTATTAGCTGTGTGACAGAATGAGCTTTTGCCTTTTACTTCATTTGAAGGAAATGCTTTTAggctgtgatgtgcaacatagTAGTAGGTCTACACAATTTCTTCTTTTTCTGACTTGCTGGACTTACCTGGAATTCagttttttacgtttttttctttggtaagcaaacacacacacacacacacacacacacacacacacacacacacacacacacacacacacacacacacacacacacacacacacacacacacacacacacacacacacacgcagacacagtacATGATTGTCTGGATGGCTGCATCCTTCCCTCCAGGACCAGCCCCGCctgtgcccaccaccaccaccaccaccaccacccgccgcCCCGAGCTGAGGCTCATCCTGatcggggagagagaggcaggcaagaGTGCTGCAGGCAACGCCATCCTGGGACGTCGGGCCTTTGACGCGGTCGGCGTGAACACGCGGGCGAGCCTGCGGAAGCGGGCGATGGTGCGCGGCTGGCCCTTGGTCCTGGTGGACACCCCCGGCTGGGAGTGGTTCTCTCCCCGCGGTGCCCCGATCCGCATGGGCGCGGCCCACACGGTAAAAACACCTGTGTTATTATGagtcttaaagagttgaaattaaccAATTTCCacataacatttggtcccactgaAAAATAGCATTTCCAGAtaagttaattctactcaacaGATTGAAAAATATTTAACACTGGTGGTGGCACAGAGCAAAATGGGTGGGTAATTGTCTTGCTGTTAAGTTAAAATTACACTGGCCATCTGTAAAATTGTACACTTTTACACTTTTTTTAGCTCTGGTTTTTGACTCCACCATTAAAGTAGTCCTAATTTTACTCTCCACAGTGCTGTAAATAAATATCTATCAATCTGGAGTTAGTTTACTCTAGAATATTAACCCTCCATGTTGTGTGACTGTGCAGAGGGAGATGGTGTGTGGAGTATTGACCCTCCATGTTGTACTGTgcagagagagatgatgtgtgGCAGTGTGGAGCTTGATTTTTGACTCTACTGTTAAAGTAGTCCTAATTTTACTCTCCACAGTGCTGTAAGTAATTCATCTGGAGTTATATTAGTTTACTCTGGAATATTAACCCTCCATGTTGTGTTACTGTGCAGAAGAACATGGTGTGTGGAATACTGTATTAACCCTCCATGTTGTGTTACTGTGCAGAAGAACATGGTGTGTGGAATACTGTATTAACCCTCCATGTTGTGTTACTGTGCAGAAGAACATGGTGTGTGGCAGCGTGGAGCTGTGTCAGCCGGGTCCTCACggcctgctgctggtggtgccgCTGGGCTACTCCTTTGGGCCGCGCGAGAGGCAGGTGGCGGAGGCGCACGTGCAGATGTTCGGCGGCCGGCGCGCCTGGCGGCACACGCTGGTGCTCTTCACCATCGCAGACCGCCGCATCCTGCACGACTGCACCCTGGACGAGGAGGTCAAGTCAGCAGGCTTTTGTGTCAACTTCCTTACACATGGCACTGGTTAAGGCACAGGGTTAtccatttctttacatgcactgatgAAGTCAGGATTTTCAACATACATTTACATACATCCACTGGTCATACAAGTAGCAtggaaggacatagacataagCTATCTGAAGacttagacatagacatagacatagacagagacaggcaaGGAGACATGAGGACATTCATGTGTAAGACAGTACAACAGAGGACATACCATACTAGTAATTATAcaggtatttttatttttttaaagactccaAGGCTTTCCTACAAAAATACCTTTATAATTACAGTATATTCCTGATACTTACATTATCCTTGTTGTGACATTGTGACAGGTGGAGGACAACGATGAGCTCCGGGCTCtggtggagcagtgtggtggCGGCTACCACGCGCTGTACCGCAAGGACCGCAGAGGGGAGGACCAGGTGGGCGAGCACTTTAGATTttattttgccttaagacatgtacaagtttttatCGTTTCCCTGTATTACCGTTTCCCCCGGTATTacgtccgtcttcatcagagggtcactaacaacaggaggtgtgaccaacctgtcattatgggcagggaggtcacaccctccacaaaatcagctgtttttaaaaagCACGCCacacatcaacatcacagtgaccctctgatgaagacggaagtaatactgttgaaacatgtcaggtagaaAGATAAaatcttttacatgtcttaaggcaaaagaaaatctaaagtgttgaattaaacagttagacataatgaacgtaatacaATACATAGGTGGGCGAGCTGCTGGCCAAGATCCGGGCCATGGTGGAGGGGAACGCCTGGGCACTGCTCCCCAGCCAGGAGGTGCTGCAGGAGGCCagcaggatggaggaggaggaggctcgcagggaggaggaggagagcagggcggaggagaaggaggtccggaggaggagggaggcgcTGAAGCGGctgcaggaagaggaagatgcagacgatgaagatgaagaggagacgcacgctgatgatgatgatgctgatgatgatgttgCTACCCACAGGACAGTGCCAGTGGTACATCCACAGTGGTGGAGAGACGGTGAGTATTTTGCACATGCAGTGATTTTGAGATGTGAGTAGGGTCAGGTTGAAATATTACAAACATTACTTATGCTTTGACATCACCTCAGAATACAAAACAGATTATTTCACTTGTTAGTTCATCTGTACCTGGCTGAAGAGTTGCATTAATTGGTTAGTGAGAAGTTTAACATTGTATGGCATTTAGTTCGTGAAGCCAGGGTTCTTATGTCTATTATTAATATCCATATTATAGCCTATATACGTACTATATACTGTAGATGTTGAGCTATAGAAAATCTTTGCcatgtttattttttaatctctttTCCAAAATTAAATGTAACCAGTGTGCTATAAAGCACATCCGGTAGTACATTATCAAAAATAATTTAATAAACTATTGAACTGATAAAAAAACTATCATTCCATGTTGCTCCATGCAATGACAAGAGATGCTTTGCTACAGATGGAACAATACTTAGATGGAATTAAATTTTTGCCTTGTTAAAATGCAGTCTTAATCAACAGCATGTGAACTTAATATTTTGGTATTGGTACAGTTTCACCATACATAAAAATGATCAAACTATGTTTGGCTTCACTGTGACTTACAGACAGAGAAGATGCAAGACAGAAGCCAGCAAAGCAGACAAGCTTCAACATGGGCCAACTCAGATCCAGCATGAGACAGAGCTGCAAAACTCAATAGCACAATGGCGACGCCAAAGACAAAAAATATGAATGTCTTCTGAATCTATCAATGATTTAAGGCATATTTTAACTGTTATATTGGAATGTGTTATTTACTTTAGTTATGTACTGTGTTCTACTGACAGATGTTATTTGCTGCCTATTCATactgttttaaaatatatattggtTGAAATTATCAGTGGATGTTGTGCTTTCATAATATTATTGCGACCTGGCAGGTGCATTGAAGGGTCTTGGCCAACGTGTTAGACTACACCTCCAGTGGCCTTGCACAGCAACTGCAAAAGGGTGATCACAGCAAAGAGTGAGGTGCTTGTTACCACTACAAATACGGTGACATGCATGATGAGGACTCAGATCTGGCAACCTGCCCTGTGGAACTGCTCAGGCATTAGAAAGATCAAGaactttctgtttctgtctctaccCTTCAGCTGGTAGATAGAGGTGGAAAATTCCATTGCTTTTAAGTTGGTAACAATGAAAGTGTGATTTACTGCATATTCATTATGGGTGGTCCCATGAGGACTACGCCCCTGGtcctgtaatgtaggcctatataataccAAAACCTTTAGAGAGTAGCATACAATTAAGAGATGATGCTTAACTGCCTGAAAAGCTGGGTCTCCTTTGATGCATCATCGCAAGAATAAAAGCCTGGATCAAGTTTGTCTATCAAACACAGAGTCTTCTGAATTCTATCTGTAGTATAAAATTACTATCAATACCAACCAACCTGCTACCAGGAGTGTGTGAGCTCTAAGGAGAACTACTGTGGCTACAAGAGGACAACATACAGACAGCTCTCGGTTACATTCTACCCCCACTTTTGTATCAGCGTCCGCCGATAGGCTGGTGTTTCCCAACACCGAGACTCGGGTTCCAGCGCATATATAATCACGTGAACAGACAGGCATTTACACACAGGAAAGCAAGAACACTCATGCAGCCAGGCACCCACTCACACCCGAGCCGTGAGCATTCACACATGTTCAGGTCCCCactcactgtacactgtacactcaCTCGTGCAATGTATTGTTACATAatttctgtaacactttattttagtgttacatctaggcctactagcgctaatacatacaatgttaatgcctgtattagtaacttgtaaggcatgtaaagcaaaatcaaacatttgttaggcatgtattgacAAATGTcttgcacaattagggatttattaccaatgtaactgtaaggaccagtaagcagatttttatttatttttaagtagtaagtgccagaatataatgtgtataaactcccaacacactgtgtgaacaaaccctgaacagtgtgaaaacatgaGTGGAATTAGCAATTGATTGAGTTGAGTCACATATTTTTCACGATTAGGAAAATAAGGAAATCGCATTTGGAATCACAATGCTAGTGGTGCGCAAAGTGCTGTCAAGCAAAGCAGGAGTTGTTATATTAAACATTATGGAAAAGAATGAACTTCATCACAATATGCAATTTTTTGGAGAAGGACCTGTACACATGGCCGTAGGCACATAAGtttagcgaggtccggacctcgctcatttcgtccgagattttttttttttaacgccaaatatgcccaaatGAATCAAACATACAAAACTCAAAACCTCCGTGAAACTTGCTTTGCAAATAGTGATTAAAATCCATGGTCTATGGGTTCTATTTTGccgttgtgttctgtttgtgcaagtaggcctaggcctaattagGCTAATTAATATAGAGACAGCAGCCTGCACAGTAATGCACCATCACGAACGTGGCCATTAAGCCTGCCCTCGCTGCGCTTGCGCTTGAGACGAAGGCCTAGGTCTCCTATAAAGCCAACCGTTTTAAAACAGTGCCCTATACCAGTAGGCAgatgtctttcacaactttgtgaaaccgtttgacaactgagtcattatttgaaagaaccagccacTGGGTTTTAATTGTAAATCGGAAGGTCTGCAATAAGCGACAGAAAGGGACAGAAAAGGAAGTCATCAGATCGTCTTTAGATGTCGATTTTACCTGCTTATTTAGTCAAGTGGCAATATTAACGTTTCGACACAGTAAAatgtccacatctgaagatgcgccggtgtcctctgtttgcactaGCCTCCTATAGTCTTTTCCCATGTAAATGAACAAGCGCGCTTTGTGCGCGcgagtggtgcgactcgtggaagagaacgcaattcagacatcaaacaagcttgcttgagacacaggtcgccACCATGGATCCACAGTTTTAAAACAGTATAGGCTTATGCATAAggagttatgagtaggctatcgtcTTTGACAACGTTGCCATTTGATAACTCACTAGGGTCTAAGTCACCTATATGTCAGAAGCAGTCATTTGGTTTTAGTAGGCTAGTGGAAAAAAGACCGACTGACACCATCAGCTGTATAAAATAGCCAATCAACATTAAAACTTAAGCTCAGctaaaagcaggctgtcagatcaaaataatttgattgtaaattggaagggGTTATTCTTTCGCTTTTGCGTGTGcagaaataataatttaaaaaataacaagTGTACATGTGACGCGAGGAAAAgaatgttcagctgacaagaAGTTAGTTTTAAATAtaacagtagcctaggctactcccagagatattctatattctctttactctctctgctactccactccacaacaacagtaggctataggcctactagcctacaTTACACCATGCCACAGTCCTAacttgtaggcctagcctatgtcaacttcaagaaatcatttggtaagtgaaaataggctactgtttttttttctttgctgtaCTGCCGTTAAAATAGTATCCAGATGAAGAAGCATATTAGTGTGGAGATACTTCCAAACGAGGCAGGAGAGTCCGAAAATGCGACTGTATGAAAGAGAATGTCCGGGCACGTTTCATATCACGCAGCTAAAACATGGATTCAAAGCATGATGAACAATTCCTTAAACGTGCAGCGCCACATTTTCTACTGACTAAAGGGCTGTCCCCACAGGCGAGGAAAGCGGATTTCCGCAAAAGCGGAAAGCGAAAATGCGAATATTGCGGAAAGCGAAAAAAACGTCCACACCGGCGAAAAACATTTGCGGAGCGATTTTTCAGTTTTCCGCGTTCTATTTCGCTCTGTTTCCGCGATTGTCCGTCTGCGTGAATGCAAAGGGCCACTTCTGAAGATAAAGCGAGCCAATGATGATATTGTCAGATGCTTTATTGCACCCTCAATGGCCTGTAACTGTTAAGGATGCCGAGACACGTGAGCCTGAAGGCAAATGCCAAATTCAACATCCATGACGCCCTTATTCTCATTTATTTGCAGCAAAAAAGTCAACAATTCTGGAATAATAGGCTGAAATGTTAAGCACAACTTCGGTTTTGCCCTTGCGGAGACAGATCTGAAGGAAATGCATTTTAAGTCTGCTCGCTGCCAAACTCCCCACTCAACAAGTCAACAAGAAATCTGTAGTGCAACAAAGCCAGTTAGGCCTATCCATGAtgcagaatcctttcaagccatGCTGACCAACGTGGTCATATGCTGTCTGCACATTCCGTTGCATTCCTCTTCatacagagaaggaatggcttgctgtcgtCTCAACCAGGTTTCGACCCCCTGATCCCCCGAAAATATGATTTGGGAAATGTTGAAGGGGTCTCTAAATTATtggcaaaattatttttttattcatatagAAATCGTGTGTATAGGGGTTGTATTTGCATACCTTAAGTCACAAAGTGtcgtgtttaggctacataagttAAAATAAACCGATGCGACAACGAACAAGTCATCTTGCGCAACAGAAAGCCGTTGCGCGCCCCGAGAAATAGATAGCCCATTAAAAAACTATGTGTGACCAGGTGTAATGTTTTATTGTTCTATCTgttttatgcacacacgcacacatactccctCCTAGCGGATGGAGCACTGATGAGTGGACACGTTTGGGTTTTCATGAAACAGAAGCCCGAGGAAGAACAGGTGGAGGATAAATGAGGGGGGAAATGGCTACACAGTCGTTTTCACGTGGAGCGCTGAGAAGACACGCGAGCTGTCTCATAGGGTATTTTGTAGAGAGCATAGATGCTCTAGCCGTGGCTCAAGGCTACCATGTCAGTTGTTTACATGGGTGCATAGAGTAAATGCCCTAGTTACAACCGTTTCCACCGAAGCCAGAAGTTACTGCGGTCGTGCGTAACTGCACTTCCGACAAAAGGTAacctctggaatattttggagagCATACAAATGTCCCCAAGGACAGTTAACGGCGCAGTGGCTGGCGCTCATGACTACAAGTACAAGTAAAATTACACcactatctatagcctacttctaaCAAAGTTTGCAAACATGGTCGCCCCATAGCCTACATTGCTGGCGGGACTTCCTTCTCCATACAGGCctaactagtaggcctatgccataTTCTGCTGTTATTTGATGACGCCAAAGTCACTGCACGTGAAACTCCCAGCTTACCAGCGAAATGGCGCAGTGGCACAGTGTAGGTTATATGTGACTAGTAGGCTAATGCAGCATCTAAATGGCAATATTCTGTAGAGTGTGCTATGAAAATGTTTCCAACTCATCAGAACTACTGTTTTTAATCAGTGAAGTTTAAGCTGGGACGCTTaaaatcaatatgggccaggtttctcTGTGCGTCAGGAGACTatcagcgcgcgcgcgcgcgcacacacacacacacccacaccttctatctctccctctcctttgagCTGCTGTCTCAACCGATGAGAGACACAATAGCCTATTTCATTAGTATTATTTATAGTCTACGTTCGCTGTGGAAAGACAACGCGAAGCCTTTTGTGCTTGTCATTGTATTGACCAGCtactttcaataggccttctccaCGATGCGCGTCGGCTACACGGATGATGCCTGAAATGTTCATTAGATATGAAATATCCTAAGTGGTTACAAGAGGTCCGTGGTGGTAGCCTACTCTCGGGGTCCACGACCGCACAGGTTGTGCTCCTGCTTTCGAGATCTGCGCTCTCGGACAGACCCACACGCGCAAGTGCCCGACACAGATCACACAGCAGtccttttcaccacctcgtgaagtgtttagacaatTTAATCTCGCTTGGAATTagtgtaatgtagcctatcaGAAAGCGTAAGACATCCGTTGGACTcctttgcacgcaacaagttttgaaattatttcttaacggttattTTTTTGCAGTTAGTCTATGCAAACAGTCCTTCCGCGCTCCCCCACCATCATTCGCCACTTCGAGCTCAGTTTGAGAACTGCGCTGGAGCTGATGTCACTGTCAAGTCAGTGTCTGATTGGCCAAACCCAGTTTTTCGCTTGCGAAATCCGCCGTCAAAACAGACAGATTTGTTATTTTTTCTCCGCTGCGGATTTTCGCTTTTCGGTGTGCACAGAGTAATTAGAATACATTTGTTTGTTAATTTTGCGAATTTCGCTGCGAATATCCGCGCGGAAATTCCGCTCGGTGTGGACAGTCCTTAAGTAATATTTTGCATAGGCACATTTGCACTTCTGGAAGCAATGAATTTTAAACATATAAAGGCAGGGAATTTCGCACACCCTCAGCATCCCATGGTTTGGATTGTTAGCAGGAGCGCTACAATCACCAGGAGAAGTCCAATGTGCAGGTTTCAGAAAGAGTCGAAGACGAGTAACTCACGTCAgcctcaaggcatatttattttaagtatggATAAAACACACTGCTCAGGAGCGGTTGGGCCATGACTCAAGGGCACACTCAAGAGAATGATCGATCCCAGAACATTCAGATATATAGGGGGTGTGACGTCACCAATCATACACATCTCATATCAAATAGGTAACACCCCCTTGTGGCGTGGAACAAATAAGTACTGGTACAGAATACACATAGTCAATCATACACACATGTCAACACTCCCACTTATGAGTGACTCGTATCCTGTACAGCTTTTAACAATCAgaatatacacagaattaaatcaAAAACAGTTTATATAGTACACACAGTACTTAACATATTTACAACTTGTCAGACACTACTACCAAACATGACTCCTGTAAATTTCTGTAATTTCACCTTTGAGACAGGTTTGGTCATAGCATCTGCTACCATTTCATCTGTAGGACAATAAACAAGTGTCATCTTCCCATCTCTGTTGTGACATGGTTACACATTCATCAGTCTGACTGAAGTCTATGCCTAGAAAGTGTTTCAACTTGCCCAGGTCTTTCATTTTAAATCTGCTGGAGAGCATTGCTTTTACCTGCTCTAGGCTTCTCGTGTTGCTTGCTGCGATGATAAGATCATCCACCCAAATCACAATTATGACCTTCCCTGCCTGCTCTGACTCTTTTGTGTATACACAATGGTCTGCTGGATTCTGTGTGAAGTCATCATTAATCAAACATTTGTGTAACATTTCGTTCCAGTTACGTCCCGACTGTTTTAAACCATAAATTGACTTTTGGAGTTTACACACTAGGTTGTTTCCTACTTTTTCATAACCGTCAGGTTGCTCCATGTAAATGTCTCGGTCAATGGGTGCGTGTAAGTATGCCGTCTTTACGTCCATTTGGTGTAGAACTAAGTTCTCTTGTGCTGCCTTTTGCATGAGTACACGCACACTCGTCATGTTTGCCGTGGGGGAGAATGTTTCACCATAgtctatcccctctctctggctATACCCCTTCGCCACAAATCTGGCCTTGTACTGCTCACGTCCGTCACCACCCTCTTTAATTGAGTACACCCACCTACCTCCCACTGTCTTTCTGCCCTCTGGCAATTTGGTCAGGGTAAAGGTCTGGTTCTCCTCTAATGACTGCATTTCCTCGTCCATTGCCCTCTTCCATTTACCTGCTTGTTGTGATGCCATAGCCTGCTTAAAGGTCAGTGGCACGCCACACACTGCTCGGTAACAGTAGTTGACACTGGTGAGTgtactatcatcatcaccatcactgtcTTCCTGAGTAGAGTAAGCACTGAGGTAACTCGGGGGCTTACGCTCTCTAGTGGGGTACCTCCCACTGCTTGGGGCCTGTGGTGTCACCATGTGGTGCTCCTCACCATCATCCTCTGGGGATTGTGGACTGTCAGTCTGGGTGTCTGTGCTCTGAGCACTGGGCTGTGGTGCGTCTGTCTTGTCAGTAGTAACAATAGGGTCAAGTCTTAAGTCTGAGTCTCACTGTCACATGTGGTTTTAGTAATAAACTTAACCAGTCTGTGCTTCTGCACTTTTCCCTTGGTGGGGTAGTAAACTAGATAGGCGGGGCTGCCCTTGTCGTGCCCTACAAAGAGCCCCTTCTCACACCTGGGATCCAGTTTACCCTTGTCTTGTTTGTACGCATAACACTCGGACCCGAATTCGTGCATCTGGGCTAGATCACACTTCttccctgtcagtgctgtgtacGGTGTTGTGCCAATGTGCTTGTTAAAGCATCTGTTTCTGGTGTATGCAGCTTCCTGAACGGCATAATGCCATAAACTCTTAGGTAAGTTGCTGTCGATCAGTTTACACCTTGCCATTTCAAAGAGAGTACGCCCTTCCCTCTCAGCTATGCCGTTCTGGTGTGGGGAGTAAGGACAGGACGTCTCGTGTCTGATTTTGTTCTTTCGCAGGAGTGTCTTAAACTCTCTGCTTGTGTACTCTGTCCCGTTGTCTGACCGGATGCATTTCACATCGCCATAAGGCGCTACGTCGGCCAGAAACTTTTCAGTAGCCTGTACGGCATCACTCTTTGCTTTGAGAAAGTATGTGAAAACTACTCCTGTGCACACATCTGTGAATGACTGCATGTATTTGTAACCGTCTATGGAACCATTGGTCACTGGACCAGCTAGATCAGTATTCACCAGCTCAAGTGGTGTTTTCACCTTGTCAGTTGCATTTCTGTTTCTCGACTGAGTAAACTTCCCCTCTATGCATACATGACATTCCTTGTCAGGCTTAC encodes:
- the LOC134464882 gene encoding GTPase IMAP family member 4, producing MAASFPPGPAPPVPTTTTTTTTRRPELRLILIGEREAGKSAAGNAILGRRAFDAVGVNTRASLRKRAMVRGWPLVLVDTPGWEWFSPRGAPIRMGAAHTKNMVCGSVELCQPGPHGLLLVVPLGYSFGPRERQVAEAHVQMFGGRRAWRHTLVLFTIADRRILHDCTLDEEVEDNDELRALVEQCGGGYHALYRKDRRGEDQVGELLAKIRAMVEGNAWALLPSQEVLQEASRMEEEEARREEEESRAEEKEVRRRREALKRLQEEEDAD